The Ornithinibacillus sp. 4-3 region ATTTTCTCTTTTGTTTTTCCATTTGGTATATCTTCAAAAAAACTATTGGATTGCACTTGTTTCATTTCATACCATCCGTTTTCCAAAATCATTTTTGCGAGCTTTTGACGATGAATGACTTGTTTGATCTTGTCATACCGATAGTGATAATAAGCAAAAGCACAACAAGCTACCAGCCCTAGACTAATTATTAGTGAAACTAATCCATACGCACCCATAAAGTGTGCTTGAAAGTCATCCAATTGCCATGTGGTCGAGAGTAAAAAGGATAGATGAAAAGGGAGAAAGAAAACGAGCCATACACTAACCAGCCCAAAGAATATAAATTGAAAGACGAGGGAACCATCTTTTTCTTTAATGCGTTTCCCTCGCCTTCGGAAGGTCTTCATTATTTATCCTTTGTTGGCGAAGCTTTTGAAGTGTTACTACCCGTTGTTCCTGTTTTTCCCCTTAAAACCAAATCATCTGCCTTCACATACCAATCGACATCAGCGCCACGAAAAGTCGCATTTGCAACGGTATCTGCGACAGGATTAATCAGTTCGACTTCCGCATTATAATCAAATTCCTTTAAAGGAACGGAAGCAGGTATGCTTACTTGAATCATGCGTCCTTGTTCACGAGACTTTAAATCATATGTGCGTTCCTTGACTTCAGAAGATACGGTACCATCTTCATTTTGAAGAAACACCTCTCGACGTAAGGCCGAAAATTTTAATAAACCAAATGTCTTTTCTTTATCAATCACGATTCCTTGTGCTAATCTCATCTTATTTTCCTCCTTATGCTTTGACCATATCGTCAGCATGTAAAATATAACTTGTGAAACCACGATCACCAATTTTATAACCTTCTGCGGTAATGCGAGGATTGATCAGTTTCACTTTTTCCTCATGTTCAAAAAACTTTTCTCCAGCATCTTGGGGGAGAATCACTTCAATATCATCTGCCCGTTGAATATCAGAATACAGATTGTAGCTTCGAGAAAGGGTGGTCATACGGCCATTAATTCGTCTCTGTTCAACTTTACCTTCACCAGCATATTCTAAATTTCCAAACGTTTTTTCCATGTTTGGAATGACATATTTTAATTCCATGATATAGCCCTCTTTTCTTGTTTTAATTTTTGATTATCTATTCAAATGGAAAGCAAGAGCAGAAGGGAGGGGAACGAGAATAATACATCTTCATGAATGAATCACTCCTATGCTTCTTGTAGTCGATAATCTACACGTCCATAAATGACACACCAAAATATAATCATCGTTTCTCCATTCTCATCACGTATCAACTTCCCACAAGGAAAGAATGGAAAATCTTCTATTTCAATTTCATTGATTACAAATGATCCTCAATCCATTCCATCACTTTTATTTCATTTTCTTCCAAAGAAATCACACTCCCCCTTGATTGAGACAATAAAAAAAGCATGACAGGTAGAATTTGTCATACCTTTGTTTGTTTATTTATAAAACTTCTGTAATACCAGCCATAATATATGCCGCACATGGTACCGCAATCGCATTTCCAATTGCTTTGTATCTAGCATAATCACTTATCGCTTCGTCTTTATACCCAAGAGATGTCCATCCCTCTGGTAATCCCATCAAACGTTCACATTCCAATGGAGTAAGTTGACGAATAAACCCTTCTTTTTCTTCTCCTTCGTACCAAAATGAAAAATAGTTTACGGAACCTGCGAGCAAAGTGGGAAAAGGGTCATTTGTCCGTCCAAAACTTGCATGGAAGCCTGTTTTATTTTTGTCTTTTGCGGTGCTTCGCATACGTCTTTCTTGAAAGGGTCGGACAACGGGTATTTTCCCCCTTGTTTTTGGAGCAAATATTCGACCAGTGCTGGTGGAGGACAGCCTGTCCTCTTCGCAAGACGTAAGAACCGATTGCAGATGGCGGGTTTTAAATAATATTTCTCTGGCACGTGTTCCTCCAAAATCTGCCACGAGGAAGATACGTCTTCTTCTTTGAGCGAGCGTGGGCTTTCCCCAATATCGGGCATCCAACACGCGCCAGCACAACTCAACATCCTTCCCTCGGACCATTCCGGCATTTGCCCAGACTCCAGAAGCAGGCATTGGAATATCGGTTTTTGTGAACGACTCCAGTACGGCTTTAAAATCCAGCCTGTTATTTGATAAAAAAGCTCCCATGACGTTTTCCCAAACAGCGATAACTGGATATGTTCCATTCGTTGCACACCTCATTTCCTCAATAATTCGTATAGCGTGATAAAACAAACTAGATTGACTTCCTGTAAGACCTTCTCGATTTCCGATATTGGATAAGTTCTGACAGGGTGAACCAAAGGTAATGATATGAACAGGTGGAATTTCTCTACCATCTATCTTTGTAATATCTCCGAGATGGAGCATGTTAGGGAAATGCCGTTTTGTAATAGAAATAGGTGCTTTCTCTACTTCACTTGCCCATATAGGAATAATTCCATAACGAGATGCAGCTAATGGAAAAACACCGATACCATCAAATAAACTTCCTAAAGTTAGTTCAATCATGTTTCACCTTCTATTCTCCATTTGCATGTATTTGGCAATTAAAAAATGTACCAAATGGCATTTAAATATGCATGCCACTTGTCACTTCAAATTATTGATGCAATAAAGACTCTTTATAACGAAAACTATCTCCTTTAAAAACAAGTAAATGAGAATGGTGAATCAGGCGGTCAATGACAGCTTCTGTTAGAATCGGGTCGCCAAAAACATGATTCCATTGACCGAATTGAAGATTGGTTGTAATCACTATACTTCGGTTTTCATAACACATAGAAATCACTTGAAATAAAAGCTCTGCTCCTTCTTTGTTTAACGGAATATAGCCGAGCTCATCAAGTATTAAAAGGTCTAGCTTTTCGATTTGTTTCATCAGCTTTGGTAGAGTGTTTTTCTGGTTTGCTTCAATTAGTTTATTAACCAAGCCTGCCACTGTATAGAACTTTACCTGGCTGCCAAATCTATGTATGGCATTTAAGGATAGTAATGTTGCCAAATAAGTCTTTCCTGTACCGACACCACCGTATAAAATAAGGTTTTCCCTCTCCTTAATAAAGTCACCATTAATGACAGCTGTACGTTCAATTCCTTGTGGAATTTGTATATGTTCCCATTGGAAAGGAGTAGAACCTGTCTTCGGTAGCTGAGCTTGACTTAGTAATAAATTAACTTTTCTTTCTTCTCGATTTTGGACTTCCTTTTCAAAAAGCTTTAATAGGTACTCTTCATTTGTTTCTGCTTCTATTTGATTAAAATTCTCTCTAATCCAACTTAACTTTAGTCGCTTTGCGTAGGCTTGTATTTGCTCGTTCATTCACTCGTACCCCCTTGAAAGAAAGCATCGTAATGAGAAAGCCCACGAGTTGCGCTAGGTACTGTTGGAACATTAAGACGAGGAGTAATCGCCTCATAAGATGTACCTTGATTTAGTAGAGAATAGAAACAATGCTTGATTTGATCCGCACTAGGATGACCATGTGAAGAAGCTAACTCTAATGCCTCATTCAATAAAGTAAAATCATCATTTTTTAAGAGCGTAGCTAAAAGACGTAAAACTTCTTTCTGCTCTTCTTCTGTACAATCTCTTAAAAAGTTGGACCATTCAAGGGGAAATTGGTCATATAAACTAGAATATTTAATTGCCTTTGGACGTTTTGATAGTAAGTGTAAATATGGTTGCCAGTTCATCGACCTTCTTTTTACTCCATATAAACGAGAATGCTTTACAATAACCTGACGTTCTTCGTTCAATACAATAATAGAGTTATAGGTTACACAAATATTTATGCGCTGCTTGGCAAATCTAGGCGACGTTGAATATTCCTTGTTATCGATGTTTATAATCCCGTATTTATCTGCCTTCACTTCCTGATAACGCACACATTCAAACTTCTTCTCAGGAAGGATAAGCCATTCCTTTTTGTCTTCCTTATATAACTCTGATTGAAGCGTTTCTTTTAAGTAGTGTGGACGATTTCGGTCTTCCTCTGCGCATTGCCAAAGTGTTTCATTAAATTGGTCGAGATCCACTATGGTGCACTCGGGTAATAAGAAGTTATTTCGAACATATTTCACCATTGCTTCAACGTGTCCTTTTTCATTCCCCTTCCCAGGATTACAAAATTCGTAACTGAACCCATAGTGTAAGACAAAACGTTCAAATGTATCAGTGAGTTCACGTTCACCCTTACCTTTTATCTTTTTCACAGCGGGGGATAAGTTATCGAATCGTATCGTTGTCGGCACACCACCCATATAGTGAAACATACGTTGTAGACCCTCTAGTAAACACTCAGTGTTTTCCGAAGGAAATACCTGAAACAGGAATGAATTACTGTACGGAAATGACATCACTAAATACGGTAGGTCTATTATCTCTGATTCATATAAGAAGGGTGCTGTACCAAAATCAACTTGTGCTGTTCCTGGTATGGATTCAAGAGGTAATGAAGCTCCTTCTATATATTCTTTTAGCTCTTTCTTCCTTCTTGAAACATAGTCACGAACTGTACGTGCAGAACCTTCGAAGCTATGAAACTTAACTAACTGCTCGTACATTCTTTTGGCAGTTCTATGATTCTTCTTTTTCTTTTTTAAGTCTTCTCGAATCCACTTATCTAAAATAGGCTTCACTGGATCCATCACTCTAGAGCTTCTTTTCTGTGGTTTTTTTACTGGAAACTCTTCTTGATTCGCATACTTAGAAACTGTACGAGGATCCAGCTCCATCTTTCTTGCCACACTGGAATAAGTTCCACCTTTTTGATTCACTTCATGTCTGATATAATCAATTTGTGCCACTGCTAACATCTCCTAATAGCCTCCTGTTAAACGTTGTTGGTCCAACGAGGAGTTTAAAGTTATTTTGAGAAGTTGACAAGTGGCTTTTTTAATTTGTGTAGGGCCCTCCGGGCCCTACACAAATTAACTGCCATTCCCTACATATTTAGTTTGCCATAAACAATTTGCATGCATAAAAAAAAGACACTCATTTTAATTGAACGTCTAAATACAATAGGTTTTATTAAGTTAAAAATTATTATTATATTTTATTTATAAAAATTTCAAACATGGTGATACTCTTAAAGTTAATCTACATAAGAACCTTTTAAAAAATAAATAGCTAACATCAATTTTTTCATGAATTACTAATGTTAAAAACTTATTATACAAAACAGAAACTCACAAATAGATATTTTAACACTAATATTGTGATCTTCATCAAAATAAACAAGATAACGATAGATTCCCTTTTGAACATCTATCCAATTCAAATAGATGCTTGATTCACCATTTTGAAAATTCAATCCCGATTCGATGCGATTAAAAACCCTTGATCCTACTTCTGGCATAATATCTACAGACGGAATCATGTTAAAGCTTTCTATTTGTTTTGCATTTAAATTAAATTTCCAATCATACCACAAAGTAGTTACTCCATCGACATCAACATAATCAAACTCAAACCCTGCATGACCTTTAGCTAATTTAATAATAATATTTTGAAATTTATCTTTATCAAACGAATAATAAATTTCCTGTTCTACTGTATTAATTTGTGAATCCAATAACTCTTTTAATTTTCTATCTCGTTTTAATGCTTTATCTATTTTCTCATTGAAAAATCTTGGGTCTAACTTTCTTCTGAATACATTAATATAGGATGCTACATAAGATTCATCAAAAGAAAATCCATTATTACATGGTTCACAAGCCGATATTGTAGGCAAATTATCTGGATAAGGTTCAATCATGAATGCTTTCGATGGAACATGATCTCTTGTTTCAGCAACATCTCCGCAATAAATACAATAATTTTCATCATTTTTATTCCATTCTGTAAACTTTCCTACTCTTCTATCCCCACCCAAACGTTTAAATTGTTGCATATTTTTCATCTCCCATGTTTTACTAATCTTAAGCATACTACCTTAACAATATCTCATGCTCTTTTTCGTTTCCTTTGACTAGATTCAGCAATATCTGTTGATTTTAATCGTTTTAATTATCGTCAAAATAGTATCGAACAAATGTTTTAACTTCAAATACTCTTGGGGAGTAGCCGTCGATAAAGCTATATCAATTAACTCATCTTTCTGAATACAGGAGTTTTTGAATCAGGTGGAATAACAGGTGGATTAACTTTTATACTAAGTGGCATAGAAAAATCTACACCTGTTAGAATAGCTTCACCTTCACCTAAAACTGGTAAAAAGTCTAGTATTGCAGCATTAGCGGATGAACACGCTTGTCTTACTGCTTCTTTGTCGTTGTAATTTATTAATCTATGAACTAAAAATGTTCCCATTTGACTTAAAGTTCCTAAAGGTATATCCCTTGGCATTTGTGTAGCTAGGCAGAGAAATAAGCCATATTTCCGACTCTCTTTTGCAATTTGATCAAATGCAGAGAGATTCTTAGTATCAAAATAGTCATCAACAATACTATTATTAAGAAATTGATGTGCTTCATCAATAAATAAAACAATAGGATCTTCCTTAAAAACCTTATCTCTAGCTTTGTTAAGTAAATATTTTCCTATTGCATTTGCTACAATTTCTCTAGCCTGAAATTCAAATCCAATATTTTCAAACCCTATTCTTAACAAAGTACTATCACTTGAAATAAATGAATTGATTCTATCAGTTAAGCTATCAGATGTTAATGAGTTATCAAAATTGAATATAGAATTAAATAAATCTGTCTTCATTAAGTTACCAATTCTAGTAATCATACTTAAACAATATCCAAAATCCTGTTCATTAATACGACCAAACAATTCCTTATTTTCCCAATCATTAGCCCAAATACATTCTTCACGAATTTGATGTTCTAATTTACTTATATCAAAATCAAGATATCCTGTTTCAATTTCTTTATATTTTAAATACACAAACCTCTCGAAATTCTTTATGTTTTTTCCACTTTTTATTAATAGGTCAGTATTAACAAATTCCTTTATATAATCATTATACTGATCTTCTTGATTTTCTTTATAAACTCTAACACATTTTAATGATCGTATTGCTTCTAATAATTTAGGTGCTTGAGTTTTTTCAGAAGGTTTAATCAAAAAAAATAAATCCTCAATCGTGAGATTTTTATATGAAAAATGTATGTCTTCCCCTAATATTAATGATTCAACAGTATCCAACTCAGATAAAGTAGAGTACTCACCAGTAGGATCTAATAATATTGCTTTCGTTCTGTTTTTAGAAATACCTTCAAGTAATTTAGATATAGTCCAACTTTTACCTCCACCAGTTGTTCCAACAACGGCACAGTGTCTACTAAACACTGATTGTTGAGAGACAACTACTTTCGTATCTTTATTGGAAGTCAGGCGTCCTAAATCTAAAAATAAAGTTTTATCAGATTTTTCTTTTTCTCCAAATCTCAAAACATATTTTTGAATGAATGAACTTGAACATACATAAACTTTTGAACCTATGCTCGGAAATGTATTGAAGGAATTATTAGCTTTATTACTTTCAAAGTAATCGAAAGACAATAATATTTCTATTTTTGCAGTTGGATGAAGATCTGAACTTCTAAAAGATTTATCACTAAGTGCTAATCGTTCTTTTTCCGGTAAATCAATTTCAGAGATTTTCCCAATAAAACCATGATTTTCTCCTTCTATTGTTACAAAGTTACCAACTAATCCCCCATTAAATTCTTCACCAGAAAAGAATGTTTTGCTCAATAAAGTTGAAGAAGGAAAATGTACTTTTACATATTGGGGATTTACATGATTAATATATCCAAGAAAATATTTGTTATCAAACGGATTACTATTAGTCAATTCCAATTCTCCTTTCTTCCGAGAGGTCATAAACATCAGATAATGGATAGTATTTTACAAAACTCTCAAATGTTTCATTAATTAAATTAATGTTTCCTGACTTTTCAGCTTTTTCTTTGAAGAATTTATACTGATC contains the following coding sequences:
- the istB gene encoding IS21-like element helper ATPase IstB, encoding MNEQIQAYAKRLKLSWIRENFNQIEAETNEEYLLKLFEKEVQNREERKVNLLLSQAQLPKTGSTPFQWEHIQIPQGIERTAVINGDFIKERENLILYGGVGTGKTYLATLLSLNAIHRFGSQVKFYTVAGLVNKLIEANQKNTLPKLMKQIEKLDLLILDELGYIPLNKEGAELLFQVISMCYENRSIVITTNLQFGQWNHVFGDPILTEAVIDRLIHHSHLLVFKGDSFRYKESLLHQ
- a CDS encoding YdcP family protein, translated to MELKYVIPNMEKTFGNLEYAGEGKVEQRRINGRMTTLSRSYNLYSDIQRADDIEVILPQDAGEKFFEHEEKVKLINPRITAEGYKIGDRGFTSYILHADDMVKA
- a CDS encoding DNA cytosine methyltransferase — translated: MIELTLGSLFDGIGVFPLAASRYGIIPIWASEVEKAPISITKRHFPNMLHLGDITKIDGREIPPVHIITFGSPCQNLSNIGNREGLTGSQSSLFYHAIRIIEEMRCATNGTYPVIAVWENVMGAFLSNNRLDFKAVLESFTKTDIPMPASGVWANAGMVRGKDVELCWRVLDARYWGKPTLAQRRRRIFLVADFGGTRAREILFKTRHLQSVLTSCEEDRLSSTSTGRIFAPKTRGKIPVVRPFQERRMRSTAKDKNKTGFHASFGRTNDPFPTLLAGSVNYFSFWYEGEEKEGFIRQLTPLECERLMGLPEGWTSLGYKDEAISDYARYKAIGNAIAVPCAAYIMAGITEVL
- a CDS encoding YdcP family protein, whose amino-acid sequence is MRLAQGIVIDKEKTFGLLKFSALRREVFLQNEDGTVSSEVKERTYDLKSREQGRMIQVSIPASVPLKEFDYNAEVELINPVADTVANATFRGADVDWYVKADDLVLRGKTGTTGSNTSKASPTKDK
- the istA gene encoding IS21 family transposase, producing the protein MLAVAQIDYIRHEVNQKGGTYSSVARKMELDPRTVSKYANQEEFPVKKPQKRSSRVMDPVKPILDKWIREDLKKKKKNHRTAKRMYEQLVKFHSFEGSARTVRDYVSRRKKELKEYIEGASLPLESIPGTAQVDFGTAPFLYESEIIDLPYLVMSFPYSNSFLFQVFPSENTECLLEGLQRMFHYMGGVPTTIRFDNLSPAVKKIKGKGERELTDTFERFVLHYGFSYEFCNPGKGNEKGHVEAMVKYVRNNFLLPECTIVDLDQFNETLWQCAEEDRNRPHYLKETLQSELYKEDKKEWLILPEKKFECVRYQEVKADKYGIINIDNKEYSTSPRFAKQRINICVTYNSIIVLNEERQVIVKHSRLYGVKRRSMNWQPYLHLLSKRPKAIKYSSLYDQFPLEWSNFLRDCTEEEQKEVLRLLATLLKNDDFTLLNEALELASSHGHPSADQIKHCFYSLLNQGTSYEAITPRLNVPTVPSATRGLSHYDAFFQGGTSE
- a CDS encoding ATP-binding protein → MTNSNPFDNKYFLGYINHVNPQYVKVHFPSSTLLSKTFFSGEEFNGGLVGNFVTIEGENHGFIGKISEIDLPEKERLALSDKSFRSSDLHPTAKIEILLSFDYFESNKANNSFNTFPSIGSKVYVCSSSFIQKYVLRFGEKEKSDKTLFLDLGRLTSNKDTKVVVSQQSVFSRHCAVVGTTGGGKSWTISKLLEGISKNRTKAILLDPTGEYSTLSELDTVESLILGEDIHFSYKNLTIEDLFFLIKPSEKTQAPKLLEAIRSLKCVRVYKENQEDQYNDYIKEFVNTDLLIKSGKNIKNFERFVYLKYKEIETGYLDFDISKLEHQIREECIWANDWENKELFGRINEQDFGYCLSMITRIGNLMKTDLFNSIFNFDNSLTSDSLTDRINSFISSDSTLLRIGFENIGFEFQAREIVANAIGKYLLNKARDKVFKEDPIVLFIDEAHQFLNNSIVDDYFDTKNLSAFDQIAKESRKYGLFLCLATQMPRDIPLGTLSQMGTFLVHRLINYNDKEAVRQACSSANAAILDFLPVLGEGEAILTGVDFSMPLSIKVNPPVIPPDSKTPVFRKMS